In the Candidatus Cloacimonadota bacterium genome, GACCTGGACAGAAACTAAAAATCTGAATTTCTTTGTCAAGAAAAAATAACTATATTTCGGAATTTTTGTAAATATCTCAGAAAAAAATCCGGTTTTTGAAGAAAAAACATTTTATCCTTATCGAAATGACCAATATTTGTAATTACCTGAATTATTAGATTATTAGAATCAAAATTTTATTGATTTCTTTTCGTAAAATTCCTTATAAATTCTTATCCGGTCAATTCAATTTATTTAAATATTTTTTTCCCCCAAGCTCAGATATTTTAATAAAAATGCCCTTTATGAGAACACTTTTTTAAGAGTTTAAGGTTGATTTAAAAAATTTTTTCAAAATAATTCTCATAATGTCCTGCTGATCTTCTTAACTATGTTTATATTTAACCATTTTTTACTTGCCATTTTAGAAGTGATTTTATTTTTAGCCTTCGATTAAAAAATCCGCTGTTTTGCGGTTTCTTTTGTCGCTGGAACGAAGGGGGATTAATGGCAACCACTTCTGATATCAGAAATGGGATGATCATCGAATTCAAAAACGATCTATATGAAATCGTTGAATTCCTGCATGTTAAACCGGGAAAAGGTTCAGCTTTTGTCAGAACAAAGATGAAAAGCATTAAAACCGGTCAGGTAATCGAAAATACATTCAGAACAAGTGAGAAATTGACGGAAGTCAGAGTTGAAAAACATAAAAAAGAATACCTTTATTTTGATGGAAGTTTTTATGTTTTTATGGACAGCAATACTTATGAACAAATTCAGGTTCCTGTCGATCTTATCGGTGATCT is a window encoding:
- the efp gene encoding elongation factor P — translated: MATTSDIRNGMIIEFKNDLYEIVEFLHVKPGKGSAFVRTKMKSIKTGQVIENTFRTSEKLTEVRVEKHKKEYLYFDGSFYVFMDSNTYEQIQVPVDLIGDLNKYLIENMVVGMKFDPEGRILGIELPITVVQEIVECEPNIRGNTASASGKKATTNTGLNLTVPFFIEIGNKIKIDTRSGEYIERA